The following are encoded together in the Capsulimonas corticalis genome:
- the lexA gene encoding transcriptional repressor LexA — MAKGLTDRQQEVFNFIVAFVEEKGYPPTIREMQLGLNIGSLRGVTIHLDALHKKGFIERLSSKNGPRTSRGIRILARVSERSADEVSGMVRLPLIGTIAAGTPLLATQNIEDIVPVPLQLLKSSQQECFLLRVQGESMTGAHILPGDLVIIQPQITAENGDIVAARIGEEATVKRFRRHGNRIELQAQNPNYAPIPLRKSDNAAIIGKVVGLLRGYIG, encoded by the coding sequence ATGGCTAAAGGATTGACGGATCGGCAGCAGGAAGTATTCAACTTCATCGTCGCCTTTGTGGAAGAAAAAGGATACCCGCCCACCATTCGCGAGATGCAGCTGGGCCTGAATATCGGTTCGCTTCGCGGAGTGACGATCCATCTCGACGCCCTGCACAAAAAGGGCTTCATCGAGCGCCTTTCCAGCAAAAACGGCCCACGCACCTCGCGCGGCATCCGTATCCTGGCGCGCGTCTCGGAACGTTCCGCCGATGAAGTCAGCGGCATGGTCCGCCTGCCCCTGATCGGCACCATCGCCGCCGGCACGCCCCTGCTCGCCACCCAAAACATTGAGGACATCGTCCCGGTCCCGCTCCAGCTCCTGAAATCATCCCAGCAGGAGTGCTTCCTGCTGCGTGTCCAGGGCGAAAGCATGACCGGCGCGCACATCCTGCCCGGCGACCTCGTCATCATCCAGCCGCAGATCACGGCCGAAAACGGCGACATCGTCGCCGCCCGCATCGGCGAAGAAGCCACCGTCAAACGCTTCCGCCGCCACGGCAACCGCATCGAATTGCAGGCCCAAAACCCCAACTACGCCCCCATCCCCCTGCGCAAATCCGACAACGCCGCCATCATCGGCAAAGTCGTCGGTCTGCTGCGGGGGTATATAGGTTAA
- a CDS encoding AraC family transcriptional regulator: MLTNSSDVGNAPVLDPLSEILQDLRLSGVSYGRCEMTRPWGIELRAQAAARFHFVAEGECWARGPELGEIALHAGDVMLLPLGTAHALSDSRGGAAILLEDLPKQVIGDRTYRVRGGGGGDRSLLFCCSLNFADPSIHPLLDLMPPALLVRGAANGDPALLALLEIMADEVVDQRVGAATVMTRLADVVTTRVIRAWVEGKEEGTTGWLAAIRDPKIGKTLAAMHRDPGHPWSVASLAKIAGSSRSMFSERFTAVVGEPPAHYLARRRMRVASVWLRNERVTVAEAAARLGYESEASFSRAFKRVIGSPPSALRRSE; the protein is encoded by the coding sequence ATGCTTACCAATTCATCCGATGTCGGGAATGCGCCGGTTCTCGATCCCTTAAGTGAGATACTTCAAGACCTGCGGCTTTCTGGGGTGTCTTACGGGCGCTGCGAGATGACGCGGCCCTGGGGAATCGAACTGCGAGCCCAGGCGGCGGCGCGGTTTCATTTTGTGGCGGAGGGAGAATGCTGGGCGCGCGGCCCGGAACTGGGAGAGATCGCCCTGCATGCGGGAGATGTCATGCTGCTGCCCCTGGGAACGGCGCATGCGCTCTCGGACAGTCGTGGGGGCGCGGCGATATTGTTGGAGGACCTGCCGAAGCAGGTGATTGGCGATCGGACATACCGAGTGCGCGGCGGCGGTGGGGGCGACCGGTCGCTTTTGTTCTGCTGCAGCTTGAATTTTGCGGATCCGTCCATTCACCCCTTGCTGGATTTGATGCCGCCGGCGCTCTTGGTGCGCGGCGCGGCGAACGGCGACCCTGCGCTGCTGGCGCTGCTGGAGATCATGGCGGATGAAGTCGTCGATCAGCGCGTGGGCGCCGCCACGGTAATGACGCGCCTCGCCGATGTCGTCACCACGCGGGTGATTCGCGCGTGGGTGGAGGGGAAGGAAGAGGGAACGACGGGATGGCTGGCGGCGATCCGCGATCCGAAGATCGGGAAAACCCTGGCGGCGATGCATCGGGATCCGGGACATCCCTGGTCGGTCGCATCTCTGGCAAAGATCGCGGGTTCGTCCCGATCGATGTTTTCGGAGCGCTTCACCGCCGTTGTCGGCGAGCCGCCCGCGCATTATCTGGCGCGCCGCCGGATGCGCGTCGCAAGCGTTTGGCTGCGAAACGAGCGCGTCACCGTCGCCGAAGCGGCCGCCCGTCTCGGATATGAATCCGAAGCCTCATTCAGCCGCGCCTTCAAACGCGTCATCGGCTCACCGCCCAGCGCCTTGCGCCGCAGCGAATAG
- a CDS encoding DUF1579 family protein: protein MKHMTAIRTFAALAVLTGGLTAHTLADAPQPVFLRNNQPGAMHQRLNALVGDWSVRKFTYIIGGAPSKPLVADSITCHREWIAGTGGRHLLDITQGPLGKDHYYRMGVLSYSTMDKRYEWNTVDMLNTMMMTYKGAQNSGAKTGDIVMRGEFTDAGLLGDKSVGKTIKQRTVIHILSPDRHVFDLYFTPPGGKERLIDHAVYTRRK from the coding sequence ATGAAACACATGACGGCAATTCGGACTTTCGCGGCCCTCGCCGTTCTGACCGGCGGCTTGACTGCGCATACGCTCGCGGACGCGCCCCAGCCCGTGTTCCTGCGGAATAATCAACCAGGAGCGATGCATCAGCGCTTGAACGCGCTCGTCGGCGATTGGAGCGTCCGGAAATTCACTTACATCATCGGCGGCGCGCCCAGCAAACCGCTGGTTGCCGACAGCATTACCTGTCACCGCGAGTGGATCGCCGGAACGGGCGGCCGCCACTTACTCGACATCACGCAGGGGCCGCTGGGCAAGGATCACTATTACCGGATGGGCGTTCTGAGCTACTCGACGATGGATAAGCGTTACGAGTGGAACACGGTGGATATGCTCAACACGATGATGATGACCTACAAAGGCGCCCAAAACAGCGGCGCCAAGACGGGCGATATCGTGATGCGCGGCGAGTTCACGGACGCAGGGCTCCTGGGCGACAAGTCCGTGGGCAAAACCATAAAGCAGCGCACAGTGATCCATATTTTGTCTCCAGACCGCCACGTGTTCGATCTCTACTTCACGCCGCCGGGCGGAAAAGAGCGGCTGATCGATCACGCGGTTTACACGCGCCGCAAATAA
- a CDS encoding acyltransferase family protein: MAAIVSDTISPSPPENSTNPKNRLDFIDALRALPALYVMMAHTIGRIAVDHAPHGLIKFLFKFLAEGHLAVAVFIILSGFCLMLPTLKHDTHLKGGPIRFFKRRALRILPPLYITFLLEIVVLCFYVNPATNTIYGLRLPGDWVNHKVFLSNLFLLIDIFPSHSLPSSAVFWSIAVEWRIYFLFPVILYAWRKFGGAKTVLSTVAIAYLLAWCWRNTILFGATVQFLGLFALGMYAAEICYRPTQQWRQWRDKLPWTALAMVFFGMIGFGSLIFGWKRLVSVMPIADLVTGLGACCLLIAASQARSGVVTRILSLRPLVAIGSFSYSLYLIHWPILELAQQHLIDPSHLSDTGKFLAYAIAIWPPIIGVSYLYYRCFELPFHKMAQRL; encoded by the coding sequence ATGGCGGCGATCGTTTCTGACACAATATCACCATCTCCCCCCGAGAATTCGACAAATCCAAAAAACCGGCTGGATTTTATCGACGCTCTTCGGGCGCTCCCGGCGCTTTATGTCATGATGGCTCATACGATTGGCCGTATCGCCGTCGACCACGCTCCTCATGGCCTCATCAAATTCTTATTCAAGTTTCTGGCGGAAGGACACCTCGCCGTCGCCGTATTCATCATCCTTTCCGGCTTTTGTTTGATGCTGCCCACTCTGAAGCACGATACACACTTGAAGGGCGGACCTATACGCTTCTTCAAACGAAGAGCGCTGCGGATCCTGCCGCCGCTTTATATTACGTTTTTGCTGGAGATCGTTGTTCTTTGCTTCTATGTCAACCCCGCGACCAACACGATCTATGGGCTGCGCCTCCCAGGCGACTGGGTCAACCACAAAGTCTTTTTGAGCAATCTCTTCCTTTTGATCGATATCTTCCCGTCGCATTCCCTTCCCAGCAGCGCCGTATTCTGGTCCATCGCCGTGGAGTGGAGAATTTACTTTTTGTTTCCCGTCATTCTCTATGCATGGCGAAAGTTTGGCGGCGCAAAAACCGTCCTGAGCACGGTCGCGATCGCTTACTTGCTGGCGTGGTGCTGGCGTAACACGATCCTGTTCGGCGCCACCGTGCAGTTTCTCGGGCTTTTCGCGCTTGGCATGTATGCGGCGGAGATTTGTTACCGGCCGACCCAGCAATGGCGCCAATGGCGAGATAAGCTGCCCTGGACCGCGCTGGCGATGGTGTTCTTTGGCATGATCGGCTTCGGCAGCCTCATTTTTGGCTGGAAACGCCTCGTCTCGGTAATGCCGATCGCCGATCTCGTGACGGGATTGGGCGCGTGCTGCCTGCTGATCGCGGCGTCCCAGGCAAGATCCGGCGTGGTGACGCGGATTCTATCGCTGCGCCCTCTGGTCGCCATCGGCAGCTTCTCCTACAGTCTCTATCTCATTCACTGGCCCATCCTTGAGCTTGCGCAGCAGCATCTCATCGACCCATCCCATCTTTCCGACACCGGTAAATTTCTGGCGTACGCCATCGCGATCTGGCCGCCGATCATTGGCGTCTCCTATCTTTACTACCGATGTTTCGAACTGCCGTTCCATAAAATGGCGCAGCGGCTTTAG
- a CDS encoding SMI1/KNR4 family protein, which translates to MDIDTLIAQIRARAQDANLATDDGRAPGKVAAPPATEAQVSAAVVQLGFLLPSLLRRLYLEIGAGGFGPGHGLFSVIVDTDTLADQYKARREPGKDRRPTNWPDGLLPIVDWGSGILSAVDCMKPDLPVIRLDANMPKVDVLTRVPSEWHYEKAGRVSEACWVESASLQRWLEDWVEGRQLFYRAYSLATLDVDLEGDDDEEEESDEE; encoded by the coding sequence ATGGACATCGACACATTGATCGCGCAAATTCGCGCGCGCGCGCAGGATGCGAACCTCGCGACGGACGACGGGCGGGCTCCGGGCAAGGTCGCCGCGCCGCCCGCGACGGAGGCGCAGGTTTCGGCGGCGGTGGTGCAGCTCGGCTTCCTGCTCCCCTCGCTCCTGCGGCGGCTCTATTTGGAAATCGGCGCGGGCGGCTTCGGCCCCGGGCATGGTCTCTTCTCGGTCATTGTTGATACGGACACACTCGCCGACCAGTACAAGGCGCGCCGTGAGCCTGGCAAGGATCGCCGGCCCACCAACTGGCCCGACGGGCTGCTCCCGATCGTGGACTGGGGCAGCGGCATCCTCTCCGCCGTCGACTGCATGAAGCCCGATCTGCCCGTAATCCGCCTGGACGCCAATATGCCGAAGGTCGACGTGCTCACGCGCGTCCCCTCCGAGTGGCACTATGAGAAGGCGGGCCGGGTCTCCGAAGCGTGCTGGGTGGAATCGGCGTCGCTGCAGCGCTGGCTGGAAGACTGGGTGGAAGGACGTCAGCTGTTCTACCGGGCCTATAGCCTGGCGACGCTGGACGTGGATCTGGAAGGCGATGACGACGAGGAAGAAGAGAGCGACGAAGAATAA
- a CDS encoding prepilin-type N-terminal cleavage/methylation domain-containing protein: protein MPGAPSAVRARTGFTLIELLVVIAIIAILAAVLFPVFAQARDKARQTGSQSNLRQLALAFQMYAQDADEIFPPASSTGPAGVTHPDNLGANRWPWLTLPYVKSMALYRSASDTGTYSNYRDVSGPNYGYFWGLFPSYGYNWRYLAPATKDAGGADVSAMSDSASSSYSRGVSLAFIQAPTDTILLADTTWAPSPGQTQLVMGYFLINPPQKWTGSTPLTSLSFGYVMPRHQGKANVAFADGHVKAMSVGALSHETLWNGLGA from the coding sequence ATGCCAGGCGCCCCTTCCGCCGTCCGCGCGCGGACCGGCTTTACGTTGATTGAGCTGCTCGTCGTGATAGCCATCATCGCGATTCTCGCGGCTGTCCTATTTCCCGTTTTCGCACAGGCTCGCGACAAAGCGCGCCAAACCGGCTCGCAGTCCAATCTGCGCCAGCTGGCCCTCGCGTTCCAGATGTATGCACAGGACGCCGACGAAATATTCCCTCCCGCCTCCTCCACCGGTCCAGCGGGCGTCACGCACCCGGATAACCTCGGCGCCAATCGCTGGCCCTGGCTGACACTGCCGTATGTAAAGTCCATGGCGCTGTACCGCTCGGCGTCGGATACCGGAACATACAGCAATTACCGCGACGTCTCCGGCCCAAACTACGGCTACTTCTGGGGCCTCTTCCCTTCCTACGGATACAATTGGCGTTACCTCGCTCCCGCGACAAAAGACGCGGGCGGCGCCGATGTCAGCGCCATGAGCGACAGCGCCAGCTCCTCTTACAGCCGGGGCGTCTCCCTGGCGTTCATTCAAGCTCCCACCGACACCATCCTGCTCGCCGACACCACCTGGGCGCCATCGCCCGGACAAACGCAGCTCGTCATGGGCTATTTCCTGATCAACCCTCCGCAAAAATGGACGGGCTCTACCCCGCTGACCAGCCTGTCGTTCGGATACGTCATGCCGCGCCATCAAGGCAAAGCCAACGTCGCATTCGCAGACGGCCACGTCAAGGCGATGAGCGTCGGCGCTCTCTCTCATGAGACGCTCTGGAACGGCCTGGGGGCGTAA
- a CDS encoding DUF3386 family protein has product MNTKLFFTLTALTLSIAASTALRAETSNVVIENAPAANVKNDPAAWDLLKAAHDSRQTFSRDFPGLTADVTVNDNGEIHEGALSYDKGGEVKSNIAGLSADAREWAEEQASSLIDHRIESDFAKGEGKNPITFGVDDHSPLGRAVRLNDRMQSSYRVRDNQVTEVTRTMSGQKFTITMMATTRTESGKYLPQQFLVTYFDKAGGVEHVDAYTDSFANQDGYWLPTSRRVVTTVNGGFTTRILTFHHIRIQKP; this is encoded by the coding sequence ATGAACACAAAATTATTCTTCACTCTCACGGCGCTCACACTCAGCATCGCCGCTTCCACGGCGCTTCGCGCCGAGACTTCGAATGTCGTCATCGAGAACGCGCCGGCGGCGAACGTCAAAAACGATCCGGCCGCCTGGGATTTATTGAAGGCCGCGCACGATTCACGCCAGACGTTCTCGCGCGATTTCCCCGGTCTGACCGCCGATGTCACGGTAAACGATAATGGCGAGATCCACGAAGGCGCTCTCTCTTATGACAAAGGCGGCGAAGTCAAATCGAACATCGCCGGGCTGAGCGCGGACGCCCGGGAGTGGGCGGAGGAGCAGGCGAGCAGTTTGATCGACCATCGAATCGAAAGCGACTTCGCGAAGGGCGAGGGCAAAAACCCGATCACATTCGGCGTGGACGACCACAGCCCGCTCGGGCGCGCGGTGCGGCTCAACGACCGGATGCAGTCGAGCTACCGCGTTCGGGACAATCAGGTGACGGAAGTCACGAGAACCATGTCCGGGCAGAAGTTCACGATCACGATGATGGCGACAACCAGGACGGAGTCCGGCAAGTATTTGCCCCAGCAATTTCTGGTGACCTACTTCGATAAGGCCGGAGGCGTAGAGCATGTGGACGCCTATACCGACTCCTTCGCGAATCAGGACGGCTACTGGCTACCGACATCGCGCCGCGTCGTGACCACCGTGAACGGCGGCTTCACCACGCGCATTCTCACCTTCCATCACATTCGCATTCAGAAGCCGTAA
- the rpsD gene encoding 30S ribosomal protein S4, whose protein sequence is MGRYLGPVGKVSRRLGVGISPKGERILERRPYPPGQHGRNERRKQPSEYGQQLMEKQKARFLYGLMERQFRNLFQEAERRTGVTGDNLLSLLERRLDNVVYRMGLAKSRAQARQLVNHGHITVNGRRLDIPSARVKVGDVIGVHAGSRPSAFFKTLTGSGDLIRHRAPEWLAFSAIPIEATVLDIPRPEHAEPAIDPQSIVEFYSR, encoded by the coding sequence ATGGGAAGATATCTCGGTCCGGTCGGCAAGGTCAGCCGGCGGCTTGGCGTGGGGATTTCGCCGAAGGGCGAACGGATTTTGGAGCGTCGGCCTTACCCGCCCGGCCAGCATGGCCGCAATGAGCGGCGCAAGCAGCCGTCAGAATATGGACAGCAGCTCATGGAAAAGCAAAAAGCGCGCTTTTTGTATGGCCTCATGGAACGGCAGTTCCGCAATCTCTTTCAAGAGGCCGAGCGCCGCACGGGAGTGACGGGCGACAATCTGCTTTCGCTGCTGGAGCGCCGTCTGGACAATGTCGTCTACCGGATGGGTCTCGCCAAAAGCCGCGCGCAGGCGCGCCAGCTTGTCAATCATGGACATATCACCGTCAACGGCCGCCGTCTCGACATCCCCTCAGCGCGCGTCAAAGTCGGCGACGTCATCGGCGTACACGCGGGCAGCCGCCCCAGCGCCTTCTTCAAGACGCTGACGGGATCCGGCGACTTGATCCGCCACCGCGCGCCCGAATGGCTCGCCTTCAGCGCCATTCCCATCGAGGCGACGGTGCTGGATATTCCGCGCCCCGAGCACGCGGAGCCGGCGATCGATCCGCAAAGCATCGTGGAGTTCTACAGTCGATAG
- a CDS encoding alpha/beta hydrolase, whose product MAVCEIHFNSDNALERMVSVNVILPETGTGPFPVYYLLHGLSDDHTAWQRRTSVERYAENLPLIIVMPNSGRGFYTDSALNPKDKYETFVTRDLIQRVDTLFRTIPTREGRAIGGLSMGGYGAVKLALKHPDLYSAAVSHSGVLAMITHNVQSQEPWAREFADLFGPNAIGGPNDVHTLAEKSDPATRPALWIDCGTEDFLFNQNEEMHAYFQTLGIAHEYFTMPGDHNWAFWDQQIQEALPWVAKNLGIG is encoded by the coding sequence ATGGCAGTCTGCGAAATCCATTTCAATAGCGACAACGCGCTGGAGCGCATGGTCAGCGTCAACGTCATTTTGCCGGAGACGGGGACCGGTCCGTTTCCCGTCTACTATCTGCTGCATGGTCTCTCCGACGATCACACGGCGTGGCAGCGACGGACGAGCGTGGAGCGGTACGCGGAGAACCTGCCGCTGATCATCGTGATGCCCAACAGCGGGCGCGGGTTCTATACGGACTCGGCGCTGAATCCCAAGGACAAATATGAGACGTTCGTGACGCGCGATCTGATCCAGCGTGTCGATACGCTGTTCCGGACGATCCCCACCCGCGAGGGCCGGGCGATCGGAGGGCTTTCGATGGGCGGCTATGGGGCGGTCAAGCTTGCGCTCAAGCACCCGGATCTGTACAGCGCGGCCGTCAGCCACTCCGGCGTTCTGGCCATGATCACGCATAACGTACAGAGTCAGGAGCCCTGGGCGCGGGAATTCGCAGATCTCTTCGGTCCCAACGCCATCGGCGGTCCGAACGATGTCCACACGCTTGCGGAGAAGTCCGACCCGGCGACCCGGCCGGCGCTCTGGATCGACTGCGGGACGGAAGATTTCCTCTTCAACCAGAACGAAGAGATGCACGCGTACTTCCAAACCCTGGGGATTGCGCACGAGTACTTCACCATGCCCGGCGATCACAACTGGGCGTTCTGGGACCAGCAGATTCAAGAAGCGCTGCCGTGGGTCGCGAAGAATCTCGGCATTGGTTAA
- a CDS encoding DUF429 domain-containing protein yields the protein MVKPHVPGPPLFLQAETTGTSLWYDRAVMIGWDTGGRYEVAFPESGDDRLAEALASAGALVTFDGFRLDLPFLKQHSPHLPLPEHQIDLRTLMRRKYGAAKTPSAKEHRGERAPNLWYGYRAGDPGALRRLIENNHAAIQRLKAMWRDCAGQPAHQTPPLSSRYLDLWIAQAGAPTPLFTYDRLRLDPNLRVVGIDLTGSETRPSGWCLLEGARAETRRIKTDDEMLARIADAAPAIVSLDSPLSLPAGRLRVDDRDPTRAQFGINRECERVLRRRGVGVYPPLLPSMQALTTRGIALADHIRRMGFPVIEGFPGAAQDILGIPRKKASVEYLRDGLTRFGVMGEFRQGRVSHDELDAITVAIVGLFYIAGRYEALGDEQEGCLIVPDLRESAEIMIQ from the coding sequence TTGGTTAAGCCCCACGTTCCCGGCCCGCCTCTGTTCCTTCAGGCAGAGACCACGGGGACAAGTCTCTGGTACGATCGCGCAGTCATGATCGGATGGGACACGGGAGGGCGGTACGAAGTCGCCTTCCCCGAATCTGGCGACGACCGGCTGGCGGAGGCGCTCGCCTCCGCCGGCGCTCTTGTCACTTTTGACGGCTTTCGGCTCGATCTCCCGTTTCTCAAACAGCACTCTCCCCATCTTCCCCTGCCCGAGCATCAGATCGACTTGCGAACGCTGATGCGGCGAAAATACGGCGCGGCAAAGACTCCCTCGGCGAAAGAACATCGAGGCGAACGGGCTCCTAACCTCTGGTATGGCTACCGCGCGGGCGATCCCGGCGCGCTGCGCCGGCTGATCGAGAATAACCATGCGGCCATTCAGCGCCTGAAGGCGATGTGGCGTGACTGCGCGGGGCAGCCTGCGCATCAAACGCCGCCGCTCAGTTCGCGGTATCTGGACCTATGGATCGCGCAAGCCGGCGCGCCCACGCCCTTATTCACCTACGATCGACTCCGTCTCGATCCCAATCTGCGCGTCGTGGGAATCGATTTGACGGGAAGTGAAACGCGCCCGTCGGGCTGGTGCCTTTTGGAAGGGGCGCGCGCCGAAACGCGGCGCATCAAAACCGATGACGAGATGTTGGCCCGAATCGCGGACGCCGCGCCGGCCATCGTCTCCCTCGACTCTCCTCTTTCCCTCCCGGCGGGCAGGCTTCGGGTGGACGATCGGGACCCGACACGCGCCCAGTTCGGCATCAATCGGGAGTGCGAGCGGGTGCTTCGGCGGCGCGGAGTCGGCGTCTACCCTCCCCTGCTGCCCAGCATGCAGGCGCTGACGACGCGCGGGATCGCGCTCGCGGACCATATTCGCCGGATGGGTTTCCCCGTGATTGAAGGCTTTCCCGGCGCGGCGCAGGACATTCTCGGGATCCCGCGCAAGAAGGCGAGCGTCGAATATCTGCGGGACGGCCTCACGAGATTTGGGGTGATGGGCGAGTTTCGGCAGGGACGCGTCAGTCACGACGAGCTGGACGCGATCACCGTCGCAATTGTGGGACTGTTCTATATCGCAGGCCGCTACGAGGCGCTGGGCGACGAACAAGAAGGCTGCTTGATCGTTCCCGATCTGCGCGAGAGCGCCGAAATCATGATACAATAA
- a CDS encoding (2Fe-2S)-binding protein, with the protein MTLTRRDFIAATLATAFALTLGARAAQAEPEAAKIGAKPMATAPASAGGDTMPITLNVNGAAHDLAIDPRATLLDALRERIGMTGSKKGCDHGQCGACTVLADGRRVLSCLSLAVAQQGKAITTIEGLAQGETLHPMQQAFLSHDGFQCGYCTPGQIMSAVGLLTEPVGPEDADVRENMSGNICRCGAYPNIVAAIQDVRKANTNAPV; encoded by the coding sequence ATGACGCTCACACGGCGCGACTTCATCGCCGCCACGCTCGCGACCGCGTTCGCCCTGACTCTCGGCGCGCGCGCCGCGCAGGCGGAGCCGGAAGCGGCGAAGATCGGCGCGAAGCCGATGGCGACCGCTCCGGCTTCCGCAGGCGGCGACACGATGCCGATCACGCTCAATGTGAACGGCGCGGCGCACGATCTCGCCATCGATCCACGCGCGACGCTGCTGGACGCCCTGCGCGAACGGATCGGCATGACGGGATCTAAGAAAGGCTGTGACCACGGCCAGTGCGGCGCCTGCACGGTGCTGGCGGATGGACGGCGCGTGCTTTCGTGCTTGTCCCTCGCGGTCGCGCAGCAGGGGAAAGCGATCACGACCATTGAGGGGCTGGCGCAGGGCGAAACGCTGCACCCGATGCAGCAGGCGTTCCTCTCGCATGACGGCTTCCAGTGCGGCTACTGCACGCCGGGGCAGATCATGAGCGCCGTCGGGCTTCTCACCGAGCCGGTCGGCCCGGAAGACGCCGACGTGCGCGAAAACATGAGCGGCAATATCTGCCGCTGCGGCGCGTATCCCAATATCGTCGCCGCCATTCAGGACGTACGAAAGGCGAACACGAATGCACCCGTTTAG
- a CDS encoding FAD binding domain-containing protein, producing MHPFSYRQASDEQAAIGAVGQPGAMFLAGGTTLIDLMKLDVQTPSQLIDITPLPLTKITELPGGGVSIGAMVRNSDLAHSELIMTRYPVLSEALLSGASPQLRNMATTGGNLLQRTRCYYFRDVTTPCNKREPGSGCSAIDGYHRIHAVLGTSRHCIATHPSDMCVALTALDAVILARGAGGERRIPINDFYLVPGDHPERENVLAPGELITAVELPAMPFAARSHYRKVRDRASYAFALASAAVALDIQGGAIHDARVALGGVGTKPWRSHDAEKALIGKAPGPDAYRAAAEAALRGAKPHKDNAFKVELAKRTLVRTLTMTAQKTV from the coding sequence ATGCACCCGTTTAGCTACCGGCAGGCGAGCGACGAACAGGCGGCGATCGGCGCCGTGGGCCAGCCCGGCGCCATGTTTCTGGCCGGCGGAACGACCCTGATCGATTTGATGAAGCTGGACGTGCAGACGCCGTCCCAGCTCATCGATATCACGCCTCTCCCATTGACGAAAATCACGGAGTTGCCCGGCGGCGGCGTGAGTATCGGCGCGATGGTCCGCAACAGCGATCTGGCCCACAGCGAGCTGATCATGACCCGCTATCCCGTGCTGAGCGAGGCTCTGCTCTCCGGCGCGTCGCCGCAATTACGCAACATGGCGACCACCGGGGGGAATTTACTCCAGCGCACGCGCTGCTACTACTTCCGGGATGTCACCACGCCCTGCAACAAGCGCGAGCCGGGCTCGGGCTGCTCGGCGATCGACGGCTATCACCGAATCCACGCCGTCTTGGGGACGAGCAGACACTGCATCGCCACGCATCCCTCGGATATGTGCGTTGCCCTGACCGCGCTGGACGCCGTGATCTTGGCGCGCGGCGCCGGCGGCGAGCGTCGTATTCCCATCAATGACTTCTATCTTGTTCCCGGCGATCACCCGGAGCGGGAGAATGTGCTGGCGCCGGGCGAATTGATCACCGCCGTTGAGCTGCCCGCCATGCCCTTCGCCGCGCGCTCGCATTACCGCAAGGTGCGCGACCGGGCCTCCTACGCCTTCGCGCTGGCGTCGGCCGCCGTGGCTCTGGATATCCAGGGCGGCGCAATCCACGACGCGCGCGTGGCGCTCGGCGGCGTCGGAACCAAGCCCTGGCGTTCGCACGACGCCGAAAAGGCGCTGATCGGCAAGGCGCCCGGTCCCGACGCCTACCGAGCCGCCGCCGAGGCGGCGCTGCGCGGGGCGAAGCCGCACAAAGACAATGCGTTTAAAGTGGAGCTCGCGAAACGCACGCTCGTCCGGACGCTCACGATGACCGCGCAGAAGACGGTCTGA